The Nesterenkonia xinjiangensis genome contains a region encoding:
- a CDS encoding LysR family transcriptional regulator — MIDLTRLRTFRAVLAAGSVHAAAVNLGYTPSAVSQQLQALQKDTGLELFIRNGRGLAPTGVARRFAEEADRLLGQATRLEELAVDLREGRTGSLVISHIASVGVTWMPAVVAAISAEFHDLRLDLRLWEAAQGRDEDVDVEICVAHRDLPDRPGFDVEPLLTEPYVAVVPVGHPLAGRREAALEELAGWRWVDNDLTRGTCRQILLEACAAAGFTPGFQYETQDYGSAVALVAAGVGITVMPRLSFSSVRADPAQVTAVELSGAALRRTIMVRSRGSLCESPAVRRVLEMLRGLADDGGVTAPAGDVTLGSQSF, encoded by the coding sequence ATGATCGACCTGACCAGGCTGCGGACGTTCCGCGCCGTGCTCGCCGCCGGCTCCGTCCACGCGGCCGCAGTCAATCTGGGGTACACCCCGTCGGCGGTGAGCCAGCAGCTCCAGGCCTTGCAGAAGGACACCGGCCTGGAGCTCTTCATCCGCAACGGGCGCGGCCTGGCCCCCACCGGGGTGGCGCGGCGCTTCGCCGAGGAGGCCGATCGGCTGCTCGGCCAGGCCACGCGTCTGGAGGAGCTGGCCGTCGACCTGCGGGAAGGGCGGACCGGGTCGCTGGTGATCTCGCACATCGCCTCGGTCGGTGTGACCTGGATGCCCGCCGTCGTCGCGGCGATCTCCGCCGAGTTCCACGACCTGCGACTGGACCTGCGGCTCTGGGAGGCTGCGCAGGGGCGCGACGAAGACGTCGACGTCGAGATCTGCGTGGCCCACCGGGACCTGCCCGATCGGCCGGGCTTCGACGTCGAGCCGCTGCTCACCGAGCCCTATGTGGCGGTGGTGCCCGTGGGGCATCCGCTGGCAGGGCGGCGGGAGGCCGCCTTGGAGGAGCTGGCCGGCTGGCGGTGGGTGGACAACGACCTGACCCGCGGAACCTGCCGACAGATCCTGTTGGAGGCCTGTGCTGCGGCCGGCTTCACGCCCGGCTTCCAGTACGAGACACAGGACTACGGTTCCGCGGTGGCGCTGGTGGCCGCCGGAGTTGGCATCACGGTGATGCCCCGGCTGAGCTTCTCCTCGGTGCGGGCGGACCCCGCGCAGGTGACCGCCGTCGAGCTGTCCGGGGCGGCGCTTCGGCGGACCATCATGGTGCGCTCCCGGGGCAGCCTGTGCGAGTCACCGGCGGTGCGCCGCGTGCTCGAGATGCTGCGCGGGCTGGCCGACGACGGTGGGGTGACGGCTCCGGCAGGCGATGTTACTCTGGGGTCACAATCGTTCTGA
- the rpsN gene encoding 30S ribosomal protein S14, translated as MAKKSKIAKNEQRKIIVERYAEKRAQLKKTLTDPNASDEDREAARVGLQKLPRDASPIRVRNRDSIDGRPRGTFQKFGISRIRFRNMAHNGELPGITKSSW; from the coding sequence ATGGCCAAGAAGTCCAAGATCGCAAAGAACGAGCAGCGCAAGATCATCGTTGAGCGCTACGCCGAGAAGCGCGCTCAGCTGAAGAAGACGCTGACCGACCCGAACGCCTCCGACGAGGACCGCGAGGCTGCTCGCGTGGGCCTGCAGAAGCTGCCCCGCGACGCCAGTCCGATCCGTGTCCGCAACCGCGACTCCATCGACGGTCGTCCGCGCGGCACCTTCCAGAAGTTCGGCATCTCGCGCATCCGTTTCCGCAACATGGCGCACAACGGCGAGCTGCCCGGGATCACCAAGTCGTCCTGGTGA
- the rpmB gene encoding 50S ribosomal protein L28: protein MAARCQVTGVGPQFGHSISHSHRRTKRRFDPNIQKKRYWVPSLGRHVTLNLSVKGIKTIDVRGIDAVVAELIEKGEKL from the coding sequence ATGGCAGCTCGTTGCCAGGTAACCGGAGTGGGGCCGCAGTTCGGCCACAGCATCTCCCACTCGCACCGTCGCACCAAGCGCCGGTTCGACCCGAACATCCAGAAGAAGCGTTACTGGGTGCCCTCGCTGGGGCGTCACGTCACGCTGAACCTGTCCGTGAAGGGCATCAAGACCATCGATGTCCGCGGCATCGACGCTGTCGTCGCCGAGCTGATTGAGAAGGGTGAGAAGCTCTAA
- a CDS encoding AAA family ATPase, which yields MAAEIILTEEFHEALARLEAGESVFLTGKAGTGKSTLIREFLRRSEDSAADRHVVVAAPTGIAALNVDGYTIHRLFGFHPQITLEEIRHGRYYPARFAGTLKALDTLIIDEASMVRADLLDQLVAALERFGPRPGQRLGGVQLVLVGDLLQLPPVVTESEWRHFETRYPTPYFFSADSYREEDFPTVSLTTVFRQLGDDQLTAVLNSIREGVLLGSAREDLNQHVDPAFEPPDGEFWLTLATTNRIASARNRRRLERLPGDEHVCRAITRGEQDGFDRPVEERLVFKVGAQIMFLTNDPLGRWVNGTLGHVVGVEVDDDGEPLVQVALRDGAVVDVGPHTWDITRPEVHGGTLTHLVVGTYRQLPFKLAWAITVHKSQGQTADRLIVDLSGGTFSFGQLYVALSRVTSLAGLVLTRPVFPKDMKTDRRILRFLRGSSGSGSARRRCALAVLTVGDEGRMSRPRPVEIAVAFEDGTGLSTLVNPQRDLADARTTCGISTEDILVAPTLAEAWAVLSPVIAGHVPVGEQIDRTLGLIDFELKRLGQVELMPFGAEAPRTVTTRVPRAGSPAPARGAAPARALDAARQVMDALLLAEAESPEVVDRSATGFEPSEDSVQGTGHLLTRDPETASPSLEEMPGLGALLDVSRQVGALLLGAGDAAVGYRCGSGPGQGEERQPDSWHAGARQAVAEQISRATARVTLTPQLRDRLVAVGDLLGREVVTEEQLMSGTGEDVEQILVPGARVCFTGEAVSADGRTWGREQMTTLAASLGLTPVNTVTKTRCDLLVVAEVGTQSGKARKAQEYGKPVLAAEQFFSWAGVG from the coding sequence ATGGCCGCTGAGATCATCCTCACCGAGGAGTTCCATGAAGCTCTGGCCCGCCTGGAGGCCGGAGAGTCGGTCTTCCTCACCGGCAAGGCGGGCACGGGCAAGTCCACGCTGATCCGTGAGTTCCTGCGCCGCAGCGAGGACAGCGCCGCAGACCGCCACGTCGTCGTCGCCGCGCCCACCGGCATCGCCGCGCTGAACGTGGACGGCTACACGATCCATCGGCTCTTCGGCTTCCACCCGCAGATCACCCTGGAGGAGATCCGCCACGGCCGCTACTACCCGGCGCGGTTCGCCGGGACGCTGAAGGCCCTGGACACGCTGATCATCGACGAGGCCTCGATGGTCCGGGCCGACCTCCTCGACCAGCTCGTCGCCGCGTTGGAGCGGTTCGGCCCTCGGCCGGGGCAGCGCCTCGGCGGGGTGCAGCTGGTGCTGGTGGGAGACCTGCTGCAGCTCCCCCCGGTGGTCACCGAGTCCGAGTGGCGGCACTTCGAGACCCGCTACCCGACCCCCTACTTCTTCTCCGCGGACAGCTACCGGGAGGAGGACTTCCCGACCGTCTCGCTGACCACCGTGTTCCGGCAGCTCGGTGACGACCAGCTCACCGCGGTGCTGAACTCCATCCGGGAGGGGGTGCTGCTCGGCTCCGCCCGTGAGGACCTCAACCAGCACGTCGACCCGGCCTTCGAACCGCCCGACGGCGAGTTCTGGCTGACCCTGGCCACCACCAACCGCATCGCCTCCGCCCGCAACCGCCGCCGCCTGGAACGGCTCCCCGGGGACGAGCACGTCTGCCGCGCAATCACCCGCGGGGAGCAGGACGGATTCGACCGCCCGGTGGAGGAACGGCTGGTCTTCAAAGTCGGGGCGCAGATCATGTTCCTCACCAACGACCCGCTGGGCCGTTGGGTCAACGGCACCCTGGGGCATGTGGTCGGTGTCGAGGTGGACGACGACGGCGAGCCGCTCGTCCAGGTGGCGCTGCGCGACGGCGCGGTGGTCGACGTCGGGCCGCACACCTGGGACATCACCCGCCCCGAGGTCCATGGCGGGACGTTGACGCATCTGGTGGTGGGCACCTACCGGCAGCTGCCGTTCAAGCTCGCCTGGGCGATCACCGTGCACAAGAGCCAGGGACAGACCGCAGACCGCCTGATCGTGGACCTCTCCGGTGGGACCTTCTCCTTCGGGCAGCTCTATGTGGCGCTGAGCCGGGTGACCTCGTTGGCCGGGCTGGTGCTCACCCGCCCGGTGTTCCCGAAGGATATGAAGACCGACCGGCGGATTCTGCGCTTCCTGCGCGGCAGCTCCGGGAGCGGATCCGCTCGGCGGCGCTGTGCGCTCGCCGTGCTCACCGTGGGGGACGAGGGGCGGATGTCCCGACCTCGGCCGGTGGAGATCGCGGTGGCCTTCGAGGACGGCACCGGGCTGAGCACGCTGGTGAACCCGCAGCGGGATCTGGCGGACGCCCGGACCACGTGCGGAATCAGCACCGAGGACATCCTGGTGGCCCCCACGCTGGCCGAGGCCTGGGCGGTGCTCTCCCCGGTGATCGCCGGACACGTCCCGGTGGGGGAGCAGATCGACCGCACCCTCGGGCTCATCGACTTCGAGCTCAAGCGGCTCGGACAGGTGGAGCTGATGCCCTTCGGGGCCGAGGCCCCGCGGACGGTCACGACGCGCGTCCCGCGGGCCGGCAGCCCGGCGCCGGCACGCGGCGCGGCCCCCGCGCGTGCCCTGGACGCGGCCCGTCAGGTCATGGACGCCCTGCTCCTCGCCGAGGCGGAGAGCCCCGAGGTTGTGGACCGCTCCGCCACCGGCTTCGAACCCTCCGAGGATTCGGTGCAGGGCACCGGGCACCTGCTCACCCGGGACCCGGAGACGGCCTCACCCTCCCTCGAGGAGATGCCGGGTCTGGGGGCGCTGCTGGATGTCAGCCGTCAGGTCGGGGCGCTCCTGCTGGGTGCCGGGGACGCCGCCGTCGGGTACAGGTGCGGATCCGGGCCCGGTCAGGGGGAGGAGCGGCAGCCTGACTCCTGGCACGCCGGTGCCCGGCAGGCGGTGGCGGAGCAGATCTCCCGTGCCACGGCCCGGGTGACGCTGACCCCGCAGCTGCGGGATCGGCTGGTCGCCGTCGGTGATCTGCTCGGACGTGAGGTCGTCACCGAGGAGCAGCTGATGTCCGGCACTGGTGAGGACGTGGAGCAGATCCTGGTCCCGGGAGCCCGGGTCTGCTTCACCGGTGAGGCGGTCTCCGCCGACGGGCGGACCTGGGGGCGGGAGCAGATGACGACGCTGGCCGCCTCTCTGGGGCTGACCCCGGTCAATACGGTCACCAAGACGCGCTGTGACCTGCTGGTGGTCGCCGAGGTCGGCACCCAGTCGGGCAAAGCCCGCAAGGCCCAGGAGTACGGCAAGCCCGTGCTGGCCGCCGAGCAGTTCTTCAGCTGGGCCGGGGTGGGCTGA
- a CDS encoding NUDIX domain-containing protein, producing MPRTVHTPLAERFVADLRSWHPRMPQQERLKQEYLALADQGDEPFRRRPRREHLTASCFVFDEALTQVLLCFHRKGQFWVQLGGHIEDGDGSVPAAAFREAAEESGLQTLRPLRRRPVDLNVHALGSGFSHCTAHWDVGYAAVAPRGAQLVVSEESEELRWWPVKALPAGVAAELDTRLRGVLTELGAA from the coding sequence ATGCCCCGCACCGTCCACACGCCCCTCGCTGAACGATTCGTCGCGGACCTGCGCAGCTGGCACCCGCGCATGCCGCAGCAGGAGCGGCTCAAGCAGGAGTATCTGGCCCTCGCGGACCAGGGTGACGAGCCGTTCCGGCGCCGTCCCCGGCGCGAGCATCTCACCGCGAGCTGCTTCGTCTTCGACGAGGCGTTGACCCAGGTGCTGCTCTGCTTCCACCGGAAGGGCCAGTTCTGGGTGCAGCTGGGCGGCCACATCGAGGACGGCGACGGCTCCGTGCCCGCGGCGGCCTTCCGCGAGGCCGCCGAGGAGAGCGGGCTGCAGACGCTGCGGCCGCTGCGCCGCCGCCCCGTGGACCTCAATGTGCATGCGCTGGGATCAGGTTTCTCCCACTGCACCGCCCACTGGGACGTGGGCTACGCCGCCGTCGCTCCGCGCGGGGCCCAGCTGGTGGTCAGCGAGGAGAGCGAGGAGCTGCGCTGGTGGCCTGTGAAGGCGCTTCCCGCGGGCGTCGCCGCCGAGCTCGACACTCGCCTGCGTGGCGTGCTGACCGAGCTGGGCGCCGCCTGA
- the rpmG gene encoding 50S ribosomal protein L33, with translation MAKDKDVRPIIKLKSTAGTGFTYVTRKNRRNNPDRIVLKKYDPVVRKHVDFREER, from the coding sequence ATGGCCAAGGACAAGGACGTACGTCCCATCATCAAGCTGAAGTCGACGGCCGGCACCGGGTTCACCTACGTGACCCGGAAGAACCGCCGCAACAACCCCGACCGCATCGTGCTGAAGAAGTACGACCCGGTCGTCCGTAAGCACGTCGACTTCCGAGAGGAGCGCTGA
- a CDS encoding acetyl-CoA C-acetyltransferase, with product MAEAVIVSVARSPIGRARKGSLVDLRADDMTAQMVQAALEKVPQLDPGKVEDLILGCGLPGGEQGFNMARIVAVLAGMDHLPGTTVTRYCSSSLQTTRMAFHAIQAGEGDVFISAGVEAVSRFAQGTSDWIPGAELENPRFAEAMARTAKTAEGGAVWHDPRDDGQLPDAYITMGQTAENVAQRTGVTRAEQDEFAQLSQNRAEKAIADGFFAREITPLRLPDGTTVDADDSPRPGVTAEALAGLDPVFRPDGTVTAGNACPLSDGAAALVIMSDTRARELGLEPLGRIVSTGLTGLSPEIMGMGPVGASRQALERAGLGVDDVDLVEINEAFAAQVIPSAKELGVPWEKLNVHGGAIALGHPFGMTGARITATLLNGLRAGDGQYGLETMCVGGGQGMAMVIERLS from the coding sequence ATGGCTGAAGCCGTCATCGTGTCCGTGGCCCGGTCGCCGATCGGCAGGGCGCGCAAAGGTTCCCTGGTGGATCTGCGCGCCGACGACATGACCGCCCAGATGGTCCAGGCCGCACTGGAGAAGGTGCCGCAGCTGGATCCCGGGAAGGTCGAGGATCTCATACTCGGCTGCGGCCTTCCCGGCGGCGAGCAGGGGTTCAACATGGCTCGCATCGTGGCGGTCCTCGCAGGCATGGACCACCTGCCCGGCACCACCGTCACTCGCTACTGCTCCTCCTCCCTGCAGACCACCCGCATGGCCTTCCATGCCATCCAGGCCGGCGAGGGTGACGTGTTCATCTCCGCCGGAGTGGAGGCGGTCAGCCGATTCGCCCAGGGCACCTCCGACTGGATCCCCGGGGCCGAGCTCGAGAATCCGCGCTTCGCCGAAGCCATGGCCCGCACGGCCAAGACCGCCGAGGGCGGAGCCGTCTGGCACGATCCGCGCGATGACGGGCAGCTGCCCGACGCGTACATCACCATGGGGCAGACCGCCGAGAACGTCGCCCAGCGCACCGGGGTCACCCGGGCCGAGCAGGACGAGTTCGCCCAGCTCAGCCAGAACCGTGCCGAGAAGGCCATCGCAGACGGGTTCTTCGCCCGGGAGATCACCCCGCTGCGCCTGCCGGACGGCACCACCGTCGACGCCGACGACAGCCCCCGCCCCGGCGTGACCGCCGAGGCGCTCGCCGGCCTGGATCCGGTCTTCCGCCCGGACGGGACGGTCACCGCCGGCAATGCCTGCCCGCTCAGCGACGGTGCGGCCGCGCTGGTCATCATGAGTGACACCCGAGCCCGTGAGCTGGGGCTCGAGCCGCTGGGGCGCATCGTCTCCACCGGGCTGACCGGGCTGTCTCCCGAGATCATGGGGATGGGACCGGTCGGTGCCAGCCGGCAGGCCCTGGAGCGGGCCGGGCTGGGCGTCGACGACGTCGACCTCGTGGAGATCAACGAGGCCTTCGCCGCACAGGTGATCCCCTCCGCCAAGGAGCTCGGCGTGCCGTGGGAGAAGCTCAACGTCCACGGCGGGGCGATCGCCCTCGGTCACCCCTTCGGCATGACGGGGGCGCGGATCACTGCGACCCTGCTCAACGGTCTGCGCGCAGGCGACGGCCAGTACGGCCTGGAGACGATGTGCGTGGGAGGCGGCCAGGGCATGGCGATGGTCATCGAGCGGCTGAGCTGA
- a CDS encoding DMT family transporter — MTRLLAADALAHPAAAPPAGPGPEGIRPGAASGTTAPGRWSRLAAPAAVAVTVTLWASSFVIIRWAAPVFSPGPLALIRLVAGVAMLTLMVLVLRRRMPRLPRLRVLAMIVVYGALWFAAYTVILNHAGHHLDAGTTAMVVNVSPILVAVSAGLLFREGWPRSLFAGMAVALAGIALITLAAGDGQISLVGVVLALVAAVTYSIAMLLQRAVLPGMDPLTVVWLGCAAGTLAVLPWAGQAWTELQAAPAAAIWGAVSMGVGATALGFSLWAFAQTRMPTGRLAACSLAVPAVAVAMSALTLGEVPTPLAIVGGALCLVGVGVAQLGRR; from the coding sequence ATGACCCGCCTCCTCGCCGCTGATGCCCTTGCTCATCCGGCCGCTGCTCCCCCTGCCGGCCCGGGCCCCGAGGGCATCCGCCCGGGTGCCGCCAGCGGCACCACCGCCCCCGGCCGCTGGTCGCGGCTGGCCGCACCCGCCGCCGTCGCCGTCACGGTGACGCTGTGGGCCTCCTCCTTCGTGATCATCCGCTGGGCGGCCCCGGTGTTCTCCCCGGGTCCGCTGGCGCTGATCAGGCTGGTGGCCGGTGTGGCGATGCTGACTCTGATGGTGCTCGTGCTGCGCCGTCGCATGCCGCGGCTCCCCCGGCTGCGCGTGCTGGCGATGATCGTGGTCTACGGGGCGCTGTGGTTCGCCGCCTACACGGTGATCCTCAACCATGCCGGGCATCATCTCGACGCCGGCACCACGGCCATGGTCGTCAACGTCTCCCCGATCCTGGTCGCGGTCTCGGCCGGACTGCTGTTCCGTGAGGGCTGGCCGCGCTCGCTCTTCGCCGGGATGGCGGTGGCCCTGGCCGGCATCGCGCTGATCACCCTGGCCGCCGGCGACGGACAGATCTCTCTGGTGGGCGTGGTGCTGGCGCTCGTCGCCGCCGTCACCTACTCGATCGCGATGCTGCTGCAGCGGGCGGTGCTGCCCGGGATGGACCCGCTGACCGTGGTGTGGCTGGGCTGTGCGGCCGGCACGCTGGCGGTGCTCCCCTGGGCCGGGCAGGCCTGGACCGAGCTGCAGGCCGCCCCGGCGGCAGCCATCTGGGGTGCGGTGTCCATGGGTGTGGGCGCCACGGCCCTGGGCTTCTCACTCTGGGCCTTCGCGCAGACCCGGATGCCCACCGGACGTCTGGCGGCGTGTTCGCTGGCCGTACCGGCGGTGGCGGTCGCGATGTCCGCGCTCACCCTCGGCGAGGTGCCCACGCCGCTGGCCATCGTCGGGGGCGCGCTGTGCCTCGTCGGCGTCGGGGTCGCCCAGCTCGGCCGTCGCTGA